The following coding sequences are from one Formosa haliotis window:
- a CDS encoding universal stress protein, which translates to MKKLFKILVPFDFSDTAMNALNYAKQFVKLDGNSEIILLHVVEENSDHAEDRLEAVKANVEKQSLSKVKALVVNGELQSTILKVEEDEKADIIFMGTSLVNHEKLNTNTSTFVLLADCPVIVIPIDYDNFQIKKIALVIGEDLIHNSKLLDTLLEVARRFDAKVDVLTVKNKDGEYGYTNEDEKNENTISYYLENFYSQHVFIDGPDIPEGIFKYAKEKEIDLISILPRNHAEGPITSEGALTKALSQVSKIPLLVID; encoded by the coding sequence ATGAAAAAGTTATTTAAAATTCTAGTACCGTTCGATTTTTCAGATACTGCAATGAATGCACTTAATTATGCAAAACAATTTGTTAAGCTAGATGGGAATTCTGAAATCATTTTACTTCATGTAGTTGAAGAAAATAGCGACCATGCCGAGGATCGACTAGAAGCTGTAAAGGCTAATGTAGAAAAGCAAAGTTTAAGTAAAGTTAAGGCTTTGGTTGTTAATGGTGAATTACAATCAACAATATTAAAAGTTGAAGAAGACGAAAAGGCTGATATTATTTTTATGGGAACGAGTTTAGTAAATCATGAAAAATTAAACACCAATACGTCAACATTTGTACTATTAGCCGACTGTCCTGTGATTGTTATTCCAATAGATTACGATAATTTTCAGATAAAAAAAATAGCCTTGGTTATAGGAGAAGATTTAATTCATAATAGTAAACTCCTTGATACTTTACTGGAAGTTGCACGACGTTTCGATGCGAAAGTAGATGTACTTACCGTTAAAAACAAAGATGGGGAGTATGGATATACTAATGAAGATGAAAAGAATGAAAACACGATATCGTATTACTTAGAAAATTTTTATTCTCAGCATGTGTTTATTGATGGTCCAGATATACCTGAAGGTATTTTTAAATATGCTAAAGAAAAGGAAATAGACCTGATAAGTATTTTACCTAGAAATCATGCCGAAGGACCAATTACCTCGGAAGGTGCTTTAACCAAAGCATTATCTCAAGTGTCTAAAATACCTTTGTTAGTAATAGATTAA